Within the Chromobacterium paludis genome, the region TGTGACCCATCATCACCACGTCGATCACGCGCTGGTCTTCGTAGCCAAACTGATCCTGACGCAGCTTACCCAGGCGCAGGCCGTTTTCGATGGCCACCTCGCCCGCGGTCTGTTCCAGATCGCCGCCCAGGATTTTCATGAAAGTGGACTTGCCGGAACCGTTGGCGCCGATCAGGCCGTAACGGTTGCCCTCGCCGAATTTGACGGTCACCTTCTCGAACAAAGGTTTCACGCCAAACTGCATCGTAATATTGCTTGTGGTAATCACGCTTGAAGATCCTTCAGCCGTAAGCCGTAAGTATCGGAAAAACGTAGGATTCTAGCACAGGCCAGGCGAATTCCCGAACCTTTGGCGGGTCGTTCGCCACGAACTTTTGCCAGCCAGACGAATTCCGCTACAATCGTAAACCTTGTAAATCCTTATTCCAGATAGGCAGAACTATGCTTACCGGCAGCTTGGTAGCGCTCGTCACGCCGATGTCCAGCGATGGCTCGGTGGATTTTGCGGCGCTGCAACGATTGGTTGAGTTCCACATCGAGAACGGCACTTCCGGCATCGTCGCCGTCGGCACCACCGGCGAATCGGCCACGCTGTCGGTCGAAGAGCACATAGCGGTGGTCAAAGCAGTGGTGGAATACGCCAAGGGCCGGGTCAAGGTCATCGCCGGCGCCGGCGGCAATGCCACCAGCGAAGCCATCGAACTGGGCCGCCTGTCGGCCGAGGTCGGCGCCGACCTGGTGCTGTCCGTCGTGCCCTATTACAACAAGCCGACACAGGAAGGCATCTACCAACACTTCAAGACCATCGCCGACGCGAGTCCGCTGCCCGTCATCCTTTATAACGTGCCGGGCCGCACCGTGGCCGACATGAGCAACGACACAGCGCTGCGCCTGGCCCAGCACCCCAATATCGTGGGGCTCAAAGACGCCACCGGCGACATCGGCCGCGCCTGCGACCTGGCGCTGCGCGCGCCCAAGGATTTCGCCCTATATTCCGGCGATGACGCTACTGGCATGGCCTTCATGCTGTGCGGCGGCCATGGCGTGATCTCGGTCACCGCCAATATCGCCCCCAAATTGATGAGCGAACTGTGCGTGGCCGCCACCGCTGGCGACGCCGCCAAGGCGCGCGCCATCAACGACAAGCTGCAAGGTCTGCACAAGCAGCTGTTCATCGAACCGAACCCGATTCCGGCCAAATGGGCGCTGACGCGGATGCAAGGCATCCCCGCCGGCATCCGCCTGCCGCTGACCCCGCTGAGCGACGCCGCCGTGCCGGCCGTAGAAGCGGCGATGCAACAAGCCGAAGTCATTTGATCATCCCCTGCTTGATGGGAGTCCGCATGAAACGCAGCGTGTCCGTCGCGACCCTGCTGGCAACCGGCCTGTTGGCCGCTTGCAGCAGCACACAGCAACCGCTTGGCAAGAACCTGGACTACAAGTCCGACGTCCCGAACACCACCAAGAGCCTGGAAGTGCCGCCGGATCTGACCGCGCCGCAAGTCCAGAACAAGTACCAGCTGCCCGGCGGCGTCGCCGCCGCCGCCAATGCGGATGGCGAAGCCCCGGCCGTGTCCTCGCCCATCGCCATCAACCAGCTGGACAACATCAAGATGGAGCGCGCCGGCACCCAGCGCTGGCTGTTGGTAGGCGGCAAGAAGGCCGCCGAGCTGTGGCCCGTGCTGAAGGCGTTCTGGCAGGAAAACGGCTTCGTGATCAAGAACGAAGACCCCAGCCTGGGCATCATGGAGACAGACTGGGCCGAGAACCGCGCCAAGCTGCCCAACGACGGCCTGCGCAAGCTGCTGGAAACCGTGGGCCTCGGCAGCGTCTACTCCACCGGCGAGCGCGACAAGTTCCGCATCCGCCTGGAGAACACGCCGCAAGGCACCGAAGTGTACTTCTCGCATCGCGGCATGGAAGAGGTCTACGCCGACAACAGCAAGACCAACACCATCTGGCAGGCCCGCCCGACCGACCCGAACCTGGAAGCGGAGCTCTTGGGCCGCTTCATGATGCGTCTGGGCATGAAAGAAGAAAAAGCCAAGCAACAAGTCCAGCAGACACTGAGCAAGCCGGCCGCGCCGCAAGATCCGATCGTGGACG harbors:
- the dapA gene encoding 4-hydroxy-tetrahydrodipicolinate synthase encodes the protein MLTGSLVALVTPMSSDGSVDFAALQRLVEFHIENGTSGIVAVGTTGESATLSVEEHIAVVKAVVEYAKGRVKVIAGAGGNATSEAIELGRLSAEVGADLVLSVVPYYNKPTQEGIYQHFKTIADASPLPVILYNVPGRTVADMSNDTALRLAQHPNIVGLKDATGDIGRACDLALRAPKDFALYSGDDATGMAFMLCGGHGVISVTANIAPKLMSELCVAATAGDAAKARAINDKLQGLHKQLFIEPNPIPAKWALTRMQGIPAGIRLPLTPLSDAAVPAVEAAMQQAEVI
- the bamC gene encoding outer membrane protein assembly factor BamC; the encoded protein is MKRSVSVATLLATGLLAACSSTQQPLGKNLDYKSDVPNTTKSLEVPPDLTAPQVQNKYQLPGGVAAAANADGEAPAVSSPIAINQLDNIKMERAGTQRWLLVGGKKAAELWPVLKAFWQENGFVIKNEDPSLGIMETDWAENRAKLPNDGLRKLLETVGLGSVYSTGERDKFRIRLENTPQGTEVYFSHRGMEEVYADNSKTNTIWQARPTDPNLEAELLGRFMMRLGMKEEKAKQQVQQTLSKPAAPQDPIVDGQLRLADGFDRAWRRVGLALDRVGLVVTDRDRSQGVYYVKPAKSDTDKEESGGFWSSLAFWKGSDGKAVKPSEPEYRIKLQELDSNTTALQIQDKQGKPLSDDFVKAALGKLQTELQ